The window CGTTGTACGAAATAGAGCCGATCAAAGTTCGTAGATTCGCTTTGACGATTGATTTCAcgttgtaattttttaattttctttcctttgttttttttcgtttgtttgtctACTTTTTGGGTTTCTTTactgttgatatttttttaaattcttttttacatcttttttattccacaTTATAACTATATCGAACCGATTTGAGTGAAATAACGAAGTTGATTTCGCGTCACGTTTTCGTGCTCGATCAAAAAATGATTCCAGAAGAATAGaaagtttagaaaaaaaagaaaaagaaaggattttttcactttttctagTAAATCAGAAATCAAACTTATTCAAAGATTTATCTTCCGGATCGTTGTGGAGTCTTTctcaattctttttaaaagagatcgaaagccttttaagaaatagaaatagccTTTCAAgatcctattttttttatttcctttttttcttttttatttctattcttcaatttgatttttttctcaacGGGTCTTTTTTGAAAAGTAGTTAGAGAATTTTGGAGCAAAATAGTACGTCTCTTAATTGTAATCGTGTAAGAATAATTAACTACCGACAACTCCAGCTTCAAAGTCGTTTAAAGAAGTAGATTTTGAGAATAAGCGAAGGGACGAAGGGCCCGGTGTTGATCGGCCGGTGTTGTCACATCTCCGAGAATGAGTATGAGCAAAACAAGAAAGCTACAGCATCAGCAACAACGTTGAAAGTAGGGATACGATAAGAGAAAATACTTCATTTCCCTATTAACTGATCGTTTGAATAAAACTATGCATACGTAGCGTTCGacagaatttatataaaaaaagaagaatttattaCCAGTTTAAATGATACTATGGTGATAGAGCGAATTTTCGttgaattaataaagataatgaatgaTCGGAAAGTCACTTTAAGGAAATAGTAACGTTCTTGGCACGACCCTAAGACTTTTTTATCTGGTtaatacgaagaaaatatatattaattaaagtgATAGATAAATTACATTGTTagattaaagaaaacaaaaaagagaaaaaaaagaaaagagaaaaaataagatgaaGGTGATCGAGGAAATAACATCGAGTTTCCATACGGAAGCTTGGCAAAATGATAGCTTGTCTATCGTTGATCTAGCAAACACAATGATGACCATGAACGTTACCGTTCCGAATATACCTAAAAGACACGTGACTATTATTTCTCAAGCAGTTCTCACATTGGTGTATATAACCGGTGTTATCGGCAATGTGTCCGCTCTGGTCATTCTTTTCCATCGCGATaaggtaaagaaagagaagagacaatttttttaaatcgttcttCTCACttcttatcaaatatttatttttattttctttttttatctctttctttctttctctttttagagGAGAAATCGCAAACACCTGCTGATGCTACGTTGCTTGGCAAGCAACGATCTCGTCGCATTATTGGGTATGTTGGTCCAGATGTATATCAGTATCTACGTAGCTGGTGTTACATCCAGCCGAGCATTTTGCTCTCTGCGAGTCGTATGGAGACTGTTTGGATTATTTAGTGGCTGTGTAGCTATCGTAATGGCTGCTGAAAGATGGCTAGCTTTGACCAGGCCTTTCGTTTATCAAAAGGTAAGTAGACAAAAGATTCCCAATTAAAAACATCATCACAATATTACATTATGAATTTTCAATAACTTCGTTTGATAACTCAATCTTCGTCCGTTTATAATATTCAAGAGAACAATATAAGTACTTACAATGATCATAAAACGCATTTAATTAGCTAGTTATTCGTTTAACGAGAcgtttttctcatttaaaGAAGACCATAAACTTCTTAATGTGCGAAAGAGGAAAGCAATAACAGATAtctactcttctttttctctccttatcTCTCTTCGAGAGTCGAAGTTTAGTGACTCGTACAGACATCCCaaacttgttttcttttgaaataaatcgatgAGTAAGATAAGTAATACGtttctattcttatatatacacacatacacacatatatatctataagtaAGCTCGGTATATGTTATATCGAGTTGTCCCATTTTATGATATTCTTTACCGATCTAATTACTAGTCTGAAAGAGACGtaaataagtacttacttTCTTACATATCACACGATAATCTTACAGAGAAACGAATTAActctatgaaaataattctcaCAAATCGTAATCGCTGTAAAATTTGTGTTAAAACGTCGTGTCTCACGATTAACATCATTCGtcattaaaattcataatttgtTCATTAACTCGATAGATACATACGGGAAACGAGAAGTGAGTACCAATTTTTGCTACTTATTTGCGTGTTCTTGCGTTGATGTTAAGATTGGGATATACGATTGAAAAGTTTCTTACGTCTTCATTTTTAACGCCTTACGATGATACAAATCTATATATCTTCCTTGTTACGTTAGAATCTTTTCTTTGAatccttttgttttattttttatttatttccttactCGAGAGGAATGATCTGAACTACAGCTTGATAAATGTGGCGTTAAAAAAGTCTTTGATTTTAACATTCGAAACTACTTTCTGTTACCTAGTTCTCAGAATATCGAAAGGTAAAAGATTCTCTTTAGGATGATCATCGTTCTTTCTAGTTGGACCAACAAAATTGTATTAGAGTGGTTACACCTACACAGATTTTGAAATGATTttgttataagaataatgtttACGTTCTTTATCAGACACCTATTATATctcgattaatatttatcttgaaATAACGTGTTTACATTGAAAAGTGTGTCGCATGTACAAGTTTCTTATTAGAATTTTCATAGGTATCTatgaaacatagaaaaaaagacacgTTTTATCGTCTGCATGAAGTTCAAAGTTcatcgatgataaagatatacAAACATTCCTAGTAATGATAAACAAAGTACGCATAGTTTTCTTAAAACAGAGAGTAACATAGcctctcttattttatttattttgcatcgTGAAATTTGATAATCAGACAACACGAAAGACTATCGATCAGTCCTCATTGACTTAATTGCCATGAACACgctatttctttatttgttgaaTATTCAAGGCCTAGAAAGTATTAATGAAGTTCACAAGTTTGATTATTAAAGTTCCAATCTTATCGAAATATAGTTCATCAAGAAATGAActgagaaatatttattacgttcATTTAGACACATTCTTATTTCTatgaatttatcatttatatcattaatgagaatgtatttaaaaaattattcttctagTTTGTCAAAGAAAGTGAAATTTCCTATTGTCGAAATTTCATCTAGGTACATATCTctagaagaattaaaaaataagactaaaagtgaaaagtaaaatttaggCAAAATTTACACGAAAAAAGTAGTCATTAGCTTCACGTTTTGATAAGATATCAACGAGTGATCAtgtaatagaatttatttacattattcttTGATCTAAATCCTTTAATAAGAAAGgttcattcgttcgtcgaATAAACGTGTATGAATCGGTGGGAAGATGAAAGAGATCTGTTGGGATTGCAAGGATGGATTATGTTTATGCTACCACAGAATTGGCGTATTCAGTAGACAACTTCGGATCATAAATCttaatgcattttttttttcgttaatgcTACTACATATGTTATGTCGTATATATAAAGTGTTACTatttttagaatataaaaaagtctTACAAGTGcattaaaaagattaaaaatgtataatatatatatatatatatattcatatatatatgagtatatatGTTCTTAAAGACCAATCGGCAATGTTTACAGGTTAGCAATTCAGTTTACGAGCACGATCTTAAAAGTACGTAATGTCAGAGTAAGTGATCTGGTAGGTGAGAAACCATTTTGGTGAACGATCGACTAGaaactatcttttttctctttcttcatcgtcatcattatcttctttttctcaacaaaaaaaaaacaaatcgagaagaaaaagaagaaaaaaattgatgaaaatgaattttttatcttttattgtcGTGCTCGAATAAAACATTTCATCGAATTCGAAGGATTATctaatagtaaaaatttaaatcgacCACCCTTGAcctcaagatatatatatatatatatatatatatatgtgtatgtatgtatgtatatatgtatgtatatatagtatacgaGTGTTAATTTAGatcaattaatatcattgaggAAGATTTGACCCACGCAAAGTCCATACTGTAATTTATAGGAAAGCCTACCCTCCGATATAATGGCAATGAGCATGCGTCTTACCAAGGGATTATTGAGGGTTGATGGGCAATCACGAGTCGATTCGGTTCTCTcctcgaatgaaatttttttctcgtgcTACGAAGATTCGAACATTGacgtcttttatttatatcgattctCTTCACGTTCCGTTCTTTAAAACGCTGTAGTAGTAGGATAGCAGTAACCGTAGTAACAATATCTTACGTTCACGATCTAAGCTCTATTTTGACGAACATATGTATTTTTGCCAGACGCGGATGTTTACAAGGTCCTCAAGAATAGTAAGATTTTTGAGACGACGTTAAATCAACAAAATTCTAAGAGAGATTCTTGgactctttttatatatatataatattttgatctAAAATAACAATCTTATTTTCGAGGATCGATtgtaattaaaaggaaaaagaatcaacgcaaaataaagagaacgaaCTGTACAAATAACacgaaaaatttgatttaatgatAGAACGTCTTCTGTAGCAATGCTCTCGAAACGTCAAAGGAAATTTAAAGTTATGTTTGAGATGTTCCAAGTGTCAAAGATGctctatttaaattaaaaagaactcTTGcagcttcttctctttcttttttcttcctatttcttaTTCAACACTTTGTATTagtctctttcactctctctctttctctttctctctctctctctcgcttcaaATTTTTAAGCGTTTTGGTAATaccattatattaaaaaaatacccATATGCTTATTTACATACAATAcgtttttaatttgatattaatcaatagaaaataatgttaataatcttTTGATTGAAATCTTCGAATTTATCGTCTTATTTCTCTAATAATATAGCGAATGTTGCAACGAAATATGatcatcgaaataatatatttttataaatccaacgaaatgtttaatatatataacatataaatatttatatatatttatttatttatctgtttattatatatttatttcatatcttgTAATACATCGATATCGTTCGATACTGCTTCGTCAATTTTCGCTTTTTATAACTCTTCGAGcttatttattcaaaaaatgaGAGCTAATATTGTTGTTGACAATATCTTATAAGTTACGATACATTTTTGGTATTTTGCGACGTTGTGCCTTTGAGGATCGTGAACATATGAAAGTCGCTTCTCATTCCGAGAAAAAgcttttcatttcaattaattagaAACCATTCTGTGACCACATTCACTCGTCCCTAAGGATCGTCTGAAGATCATTTTCAATAACATGTGTAATTCCATGGTCTATAAATACAttggattttattttaatctatgAATGAAAGTAATGAcaagtaaattataaataaattcgcgATACATtctaactaataataatatatttattttctttctcttgttatCAATCATACATTTGACGATTGGTAAGATAAAGCTTATAACAATGGCGAATCCTCGCTCAAAGGAACTATTATtttatgcatacatatttacataaaatatgcTATTCTCGTAGAGACTCGATGTCATTGTTCGACGTGAATATCATAAAGAATATCATAAAATAGATGAATATACTTGAAGATCCGTACAGTTGCTTTCGCATTCcttcaaagaatttttatgCTTCAGCAAACTTTTCTTTGGTTTTAAAGATTAGCAATAAATAGCAGTAAATTAAATGAGATAAATTTTTCGTGATAATCTTTGacaaataaagaataagaaagaaatacgtcATCGATCACTGTCTAGACTTTTATCGAAATCATGAAGGAtggtaaattaaaataaagaatgaataatattttgttgtcCAGTTTGACTTATCAAATCCTTTGCTTTTCTAAAGTGTATGTTTGTATAGACAGTCGCCAGGTTCCGATTCTCATATTATCTAAGTATCGTTTAACGTATAAAATTTCCCTACTTAATTGATCgttctttcattataatcctgtagtatttttgttaaaaaggTCAATGAACTTTTTGGCTCAATCGGTGACACACATGTATCTTTCAGCAGGTGACGTATCCGGTAATTGTCCGTTGTATGCTGACACTTTGGCTGGCTGCTCTGTCATTGACCAGCCTGCCGGTATTAGGCTTCGGTCTTTATTACAAAGATGATCACTGTGTTCGATATAGAGAGGCTACTGAACCTACTGACATAGCTTATGCATACGTGTGGTTCGTTTTCGGTGAGTGCCAATAATCTTTTGCAACGAGAATGTAcgtgcgtgtatatgtgtctaGATACAtagaatatctatatatgtatataactacTTCAAACTATTCGATAATCATTAATTGCTTGCTTTTAGGTACTCTTCTCTGTCTATCCATTGTGTGGTGTAATTTAGCAGTGTCCAGAGCGTTAGGTAGATTAGGTCGTCGAGCTGGAGCACTGAGACGTATCTCGAGGGCTTCTTCAAGAGCAAAACCATTGTTAACTGTAACTGGACCCACGCCAGAAGTCGTCGCAACTGCTGAGGAAAGAGCTTTTGCCCGACTTATGGCAGTGCTTTCGATATCTTTCGTTGTATGCTGGATGCCACAAATGGTAAGAAAATTCATCagttcgttttattatttaaaaaaaacacatattctgttctctctctctctctctctttctttctacctctttctttcttcttttctaagaTCTGTACTGTTATAAAGGCCTTTCTCTTTGTAGAAACGGAAAAAGCTcagatttttcctttttctgggatagatttttcttttttctgatcTCCCTTCCCCGATTACTCTCATTAGGTCAAGGTCAAGTATCCGCTACTCGATGCAATTCAGCTGCGAACGATGCCGTAGATTGTCACGTAGAATTACGAAGAAAAGCCGTGAAAAGAGCCCTTTGATTTATACCACGGAGGGTGAAATCtaagtttcttctttctcttaaatATCCTTCTAAGCTTATGTTTATGtcgcttttttccttcttacgaAAACAATGACCGTTCCTATGAATTcttaaatcataaaaaaaaaagttatagatAACAAAGATTTtgcattctcttttattttattaaacaattagaaataaaaaagaatagttcGAAgattgtttgaaaaattttttattaattcgtttatcaataaaaactctTTTATGATGATAAGTTATCAAGAACTTCTACGAGTACTCATAAATAGTTTTGTTCGAGTGTCCTTCGAGTACGATGTTTTATCTGAAGAAAATGATTGGACTGTTTTTAGCAAGGCAACCCTGAGATAAAATAACGTCGTGGAAAAGAATTTAGCTTCCGGCTAGTAGCTTTTATGGGAAGCGATCGTTTTTACGTGACGTGCTTGCAAGGGATATCGACGTTGACATTTTACTCCTACGCAGTCGAAACGTCAATGATATTTGTGACCAACTCGTTTCTGGTAGAATTCTAAAAGTCTTAGAGttgtttttcgtttcgttgTATTACAAAGtatcaacaataatttttctgtAAGTTTCTAATGAAATCGTTGATCGAACtgaaaagaaatcgaagattttttttatttaacaatattttcaaattaatcatgatttattgatttgtctatttttattatatcatgttatataaattttccgaTAAAActgatagaaaatgaaaagtcgATAAATTCATCAAAAAAAGATTCAGCTCTTCTACCAACTCatactttaatatttaatagctACGTATCATTGTTTTCAAATGTTCTCACGTACAATCCATCGAGACCGACGAAAACGTCGCGACATAGATTGGTTCGATTAAACCGGATAtcaccgataataacgttaggtGTTTGTCGACATATGTTTTATACAGCTCGGACATCAATCCTTTATGTTCGTTTAATGAAAATCTACCTACGGTGAAGTTTCTCAATCTATGAATTtacaaataagaagaaattgtCAGTCAATAATTTTTGTCAAATCACACTCGACATGATTTTTGATTTGGATCACGctcgataaaaatttcgtaaaattattaaaaacggtaatatcaaaatatgcGACATTCACCTATTGTccttaattcaattaaatctCGGATGTCCATAAGTAACTTTTAATATACAGCGAACATTTAACATTGGACGACTATAGTAACCTTTGTCAAGTCAAAGATCGAACGCACAATTAATTTGTCGTCAATTTATTCAATTGTTTTTAGATTTCGATTCCGCTCGCACAATTCTCTATGACTTTAACGACGAAGATGGTGACTTTGAAAAGGTGTATCCGTGCTTTTCACATTGTCGCTGACATTCTTTTGTGCATACACTTCACTTTAGATCCATATATTTACGTTCTCCTTCGAATACCTCGACCAAGATTCCGTTTGTTGAAACCACTTTGCAAGATCTGCTGGCCAGCCAGAAGTCGATCAAATTCGTTCACAGGTgagattctattttttttcttcatatttgcAATCGATAACACAAATTGattataatcttaattttAGGAACAGGAGATAATCATTGCAGCAGTGGTGATCCACCAACCCCTATAACCGAAGCACCCTCGACACCCGTTAGCGAGGAACACGAATCCGAATTAGCAACCGTTAATATTTGAGATCAATACGAATTGATCGTATCGACCTCATAAACGATTTTACGTTTACACAATCGAAAATGTATTCTTCGATGTACCAAagttctatatatgtatttcttatttactatttCGTATTAACATTTCTGGATTAAATTTGGGACAAAATTGAGGCATTCCATGAGACttaagatgaagaaaaaaggatgacAAGTTTGTGACTGAGAGTATTGCAGTTATAAATATCTATgggtttttatctttcttttttcttttatatatactatatattgtCGAAAGTTTATGCATGAAACGACTTTTCATCGAGAACTCCAATCATTTGCTTCATGCAAATGACAGTGACGTTGACAGATCGGATACAAACCTAATCTTTCGACAATCGAGTTATGATCAAATGTACTACGAAAATAACcgacattttttatatttttattttatgagaaattgttaaaattgtataatttgaTTATATGATCGATGAATTTTAAACGTATATTACGTTCGATTAAAAGtgtgaaataaaaggaaatatttaaatacatgttTCCAAAGCACAGTTACATGATCCAAATTAttctacatatatgtgtatatacattataaatgtTGACATCTGTGTAGATATATTTCTAGTCAGAGTCAAGCAATGTAACtgtgaaaaaaacaaaagaaaatatacagaaagacacaaaaaaaaacaaaaaaaagagagatttcATTCGTTCTAGTGCAAGAATACCAAAATAAGGAGATCGATTATTCTCCGTACGATGTTAATCATTACACGCGtgcattttttgtttttcttttctatattttataacgttattatcaaaaagaaatattactcGTGCCATTTAATGATACTGTTTTTCTAAGTGTATAATGTGTACAtgaatacatatttacatgtaaaataAGAGTACACGTTAAGAGgaacgaatatattattatcattactaataATAGATTCATCAATCATTTTGCATATCATGATCGCATATCGTTCGATGCGTtcgttataatttcattttatatgatttttttatatgttttccTCAACGAATGATATTTATGATGTAATAAAAGTATTCACGAATATAGGATATTCTGATTAACCGTTTACAAGTTTTAAATCGtctttaatacaattatatcaaCGAGCATTTATAATTGTACAtaagaatattacatatagataattataatcaaatatacTGTCTACGGATTGTGACGTACAATCGCAGGCGATGTAAAGCACGGAGATGATAtctattaaaagagaaaaagaaaattacataattatcaaataaatatgtacattcaTAATAAATGATGATACAAATTCCGAgaacattatttttcatagttCTTGCGTAACTTGgaattatgttttcaataataacgcgagaaaaggaaaatacatataatacaaatatatttacgatatattaCATTTCCCTTTAGCCGTTCATAACACGAATCTTATAGTCTCGTATCTATACAATTCTAATACGAGACTGTTCTCTATTACACACCAAAGGTGCATCCAAGTACTTCATTCGTACGATTATTGaccgaaaatataaataaataatgcattttttcttctcataaaaaggagaaggagaaaaagatagagggggaggggagagagagagagaaaaagagaaagaatatgagATATTCTTCACAAAAAGACGTAGTAGAACAGTTTTCTATACGGCAAAcaaacaattctttttcttctatgaaAGACCAATGTCAAAGGCAAAacatttatcaatatattttgttgttttttatctttttttttatcttttatctttttttttttacttttgttcaattttctctttcaaaaaatagattatttcCACGAAAAGCTTAAGCTCTTATCCTTCATCTATGTATAATACTTGAAGTCCAATTTTGATGTAGGTTCTTTTATGTTACttgtaaaaatgtataacttataatcgtttttttcttttcttgtttcttttcttttttcttttctattttctttttaattacaccaggtattatataagtaaatttGAAATTAG of the Vespa crabro chromosome 4, iyVesCrab1.2, whole genome shotgun sequence genome contains:
- the LOC124423678 gene encoding prostaglandin E2 receptor EP2 subtype isoform X1; the encoded protein is MKVIEEITSSFHTEAWQNDSLSIVDLANTMMTMNVTVPNIPKRHVTIISQAVLTLVYITGVIGNVSALVILFHRDKRRNRKHLLMLRCLASNDLVALLGMLVQMYISIYVAGVTSSRAFCSLRVVWRLFGLFSGCVAIVMAAERWLALTRPFVYQKQVTYPVIVRCMLTLWLAALSLTSLPVLGFGLYYKDDHCVRYREATEPTDIAYAYVWFVFGTLLCLSIVWCNLAVSRALGRLGRRAGALRRISRASSRAKPLLTVTGPTPEVVATAEERAFARLMAVLSISFVVCWMPQMISIPLAQFSMTLTTKMVTLKRCIRAFHIVADILLCIHFTLDPYIYVLLRIPRPRFRLLKPLCKICWPARSRSNSFTGTGDNHCSSGDPPTPITEAPSTPVSEEHESELATVNI
- the LOC124423678 gene encoding prostaglandin E2 receptor EP3 subtype isoform X2, which codes for MKVIEEITSSFHTEAWQNDSLSIVDLANTMMTMNVTVPNIPKRHVTIISQAVLTLVYITGVIGNVSALVILFHRDKRRNRKHLLMLRCLASNDLVALLGMLVQMYISIYVAGVTSSRAFCSLRVVWRLFGLFSGCVAIVMAAERWLALTRPFVYQKVTYPVIVRCMLTLWLAALSLTSLPVLGFGLYYKDDHCVRYREATEPTDIAYAYVWFVFGTLLCLSIVWCNLAVSRALGRLGRRAGALRRISRASSRAKPLLTVTGPTPEVVATAEERAFARLMAVLSISFVVCWMPQMISIPLAQFSMTLTTKMVTLKRCIRAFHIVADILLCIHFTLDPYIYVLLRIPRPRFRLLKPLCKICWPARSRSNSFTGTGDNHCSSGDPPTPITEAPSTPVSEEHESELATVNI